The Salvelinus sp. IW2-2015 linkage group LG6.2, ASM291031v2, whole genome shotgun sequence genome window below encodes:
- the LOC139027917 gene encoding transforming growth factor-beta-induced protein ig-h3-like — PHHLGAARQEVQDPVAQGGVETQGLELDDEFGEFVLLSLQIVTVNCARLVKTDQHATNGIVHVVDRVITAVTNNVHTFIDTDDDLETLRTAVAAAGLTQMLESDGHYTVFAPTNEAFEKIPTEMLNRILGDPVALRDLLNYHILKSMQCAESITSGSPLETLQGTVLEVGCDGTDMTLNGKAIVQMKDQLGTNGVVHYINELLIPDSVKTLFEAGPGSVVTTATKLFVMLIWLPPSGSEALDHPEAPSDIDTLFQKMSLSSFV; from the exons cctcaccacctgggggcggcccgtcaggaagtccaggacccagttgcacagggcggggtcgagacccagggtctcgagcttgatgacgagtttggagagtTTGTTCTCTTGTCATTGCAGATTGTAACAGTGAACTGTGCTCGTCTGGTGAAAACAGACCAGCATGCGACCAACGGGATCGTGCACGTTGTGGACAGAGTCATCACCGCGGTTACCAACAACGTGCACACTTTCATCGACACCGATGATGATCTGGAGACTCTTCGT actgctgttgctgctgctggtcTGACCCAAATGCTGGAGAGCGATGGTCACTACACGGTGTTCGCTCCAACCAACGAAGCCTTTGAGAAGATCCCCACTGAAATGCTCAACAGGATCCTGGGAGACCCCGTGGCTCTGAGAG ACCTGCTGAACTACCACATCCTGAAGAGCATGCAGTGTGCAGAGTCCATCACATCTGGCAGTCCTCTGGAGACCCTACAGGGGACTGTTCTGGAGGTGGGCTGTGATGGGACTGACATGACCCTCAACGGGAAGGCCATCGTCCAGATGAAAGACCAGCTGGGGACCAACGGAGTCGTCCATTACATCAACGAGCTCCTCATCCCAGACTCAG TTAAAACCTTGTTTGAAGCTGGCCCAGGATCCGTCGTTACCACAGCGACCAAGCTGTTTGTGATGCTGATCTGGCTCCCACCTTCTGGCTCAGAGGCTCTGGACCATCCTGAAGCACCCTCAGATATTGATACGCTATTTCAAAAGATGTCGCTGAG CTCCTTCGTGTAG